CAGGCCGCCTGTTGCAAATCTTGATATCCTTTTTGTAATTATTGCAGTGGAAAAACCTGATCCGTCTCCGATTGTGATAGATAAGCTTATTGCGTTATGCGAACAAAATGATATCGAGCCGATAATATGTATAAATAAAATCGATTTAAAGCAGGAATGTGGACTTTTTGAAGTGTACAAAAAAGCAGGGTTTCATACATTCCAGACCTCGGCGGCAAACTGTGAAGGCATAGATAGTATATTTTCATATATATCTAAAAAAGTATGCGCATTTGCGGGAAGCTCTGGTGTCGGGAAAACGAGTCTATTAAATTGTCTCGGCCTAAAAACGTCGGAGGGTGTTGGTGCAGTAAGTGCAAAAACAGCTAGGGGAAAACATACGACGCGGCATGTAGAACTTTTTGAGTTGAATGACGGTTTTATTGCGGATACACCGGGTTTTCAGGATCTATCTTTTGAATCTATTCAGAGTGTTTCAAAAGAAAACGTTCAGTTTTTGTTTCGTGAGTTTGCTCCGCTTATCGGTAATTGCCGTTTTCATGACTGCAGTCATATGAATGAGCCTGACTGTGCGGTTAAAAAAGCAGTAGAAAATGGTGAAGTCGCAGTTTCAAGGTATGAAAGTTATACCTCATTATTTACAGAAATAAAAAACAGAAGGCCTTCATGGGGCTAAACATTCAGTTACATTAATCACAAAATAAAAATACCTCCATATACTGTAATGAACGTATAAAAGGGAGGTATTTTTTTGTATTACTATAAAAATTTATGCGCTATAGCGGTTATTGCACTTGGCGTTGGCATCCTGACAAGCTTCTTCCTCCCGTCGCTTGTGCTGGTGGGAATAGTTACGATAATATTGATCGCAATCGGAATTTGTATTTTAAAAATATAATATCGCTTATGACTGAGGAGGAGATTATATGAAGATCTATTGTTTCAAGATGCCTAGGTTTATCAGCTGGCTTTTTTTCAGAAAAAAAGATAAGGATTAATAATCTTACATAGAGACAAAACTGTTTTATTGCAGTTTTGTCTTTGATTTTATGGTTGCAATTGTTTTTATCAACAGTTATAATGATTTATGGCGAAAAAACGTAAAAAATAAATTTTAGAGAGGAGTAAAACCATGAGCCCCGACCCTAGCCGAAGTAGAAGGGTACAAGTTAATATTAGTTATTGCCGGGGCGGGTTATACTCGTTTTAATTTGCCTGCCCTGACAAAGAAAGGGTGAGCAAAATGATAAAGTTTTACAAAACTATCGACGGAAA
The DNA window shown above is from Bacillota bacterium and carries:
- the rsgA gene encoding ribosome small subunit-dependent GTPase A is translated as MPEGKILKGVSGSYTVKTDAGVLICKPRGIFRKDGITPLAGDNVIAQNLSETEGIIDEILPRKNALTRPPVANLDILFVIIAVEKPDPSPIVIDKLIALCEQNDIEPIICINKIDLKQECGLFEVYKKAGFHTFQTSAANCEGIDSIFSYISKKVCAFAGSSGVGKTSLLNCLGLKTSEGVGAVSAKTARGKHTTRHVELFELNDGFIADTPGFQDLSFESIQSVSKENVQFLFREFAPLIGNCRFHDCSHMNEPDCAVKKAVENGEVAVSRYESYTSLFTEIKNRRPSWG